The Hermetia illucens chromosome 2, iHerIll2.2.curated.20191125, whole genome shotgun sequence genomic interval AGCTGTAGAGGGTGGGAGTGTTGTGAGTACCAGTTGGCCaacctattgccattggcatttatagtggtgttataccaggtgttatgtttggcatttaggtcgcccccTAGTACAAGGGAGAAACGCTTGTTTCGGCTGACTGGGAGGGCTTTGAGGTGTTGTGTAAGGTTGGAGATGTCAGCGGGATTGAGGGTTTGGTCGGGGCAGTAGAGGCTACCTAGGAATGTGATGGAGGAAGGTGTGGCAATGAAGACAATCGTTAGCTCCATGGATGGGGCAATAGTGTTTGGGATGTAGACCCGTTGAGCGTCTAGGGGATTTGCcactagtatggctgtgcctccgcctgggcgGTCAACACGGTCGGAGCGGAAGGTGGTATAGTTGGGGATGTGCAGCTTATGCCTTGGgtgcagtttggattctgtgaggaggagtagGTTAGGTTTGTGGACGGACAAGAAATTAGTTAGATCGTGACGTTTTTGTCGACTGACCACCGAATTTACgttcagtaataccactttagtggacattactgggggacacttggcagaggaaggagaggagagcgagtctcttctccatcggcgaggaaagggagttgtatgtggggaggaatgaggtgagttgggaggctagttgggtggtggaggtgttgaagaggGAGTGGATCTCGGAGTCGAGGTCAAAGGTGGGGACTGGGCGCGAGGCGTTCCTGGCCATCGCAGCGTAAGAGAGTGGTGGGGACGTAGGGTTGTACGGGGCGGGGCCCTGAACGGGTTTTGGTTGGGGACCGGGTTTGGTTGGTGGAGCAGGGTTATGCTTTGTGGGGGGTGATTGTTGTGTTTGGCGGGCGCGGGCTTGcacgaacatcgggcagttgcgataactaGCCGGATGAGTGTTGGCTCCGCAGTTGATGCAGGATGGATTTTCTTCCTGCTTCTTTGGGCATTGTCGTGGCCCGTGCggggtgttgcatttaacgcaacggtaaGCCAGATTGCAATTTGACGCTGCATGCCCAATGCGCTGGCAGTTCCGGCATTGGGTGATTTCGTGTAGCTGGACGGCTTCGAACTTCACGATGCAGTGAAACATCGCCCTGGCTTTCGTGAGAGTGGCCTGCTGGAATTTGGGGGAAAACGTTAcaaggaagaggtggaggggtTTCGCGTTTCGTCGGGAGGAGCTAGTCTCGTATTGACGAACGCTGATGGCTTCGGAGATGCCGAGGCGGTGTAGCTCCTTGAGGATTTCATCGGGAGAGTATGTATAATCTAGTCCTCGGAGGACTAGGTTGATTGGTTTGAGGTGTGACGGAGTATACGTGAAGAAGGGGTGGTTTCCTTCTTTAAGTAGGTTTTTTGCAGAATCGTAATCTGCCTGGGAGGTGGCGAGGACGTGGGTTGAGCGTattgatgtttttttaagggATATATTGTTGGGGATTGTGGACAGAATTTTGTTAGTGATATCTTTAGTGGTTGTGGGGTCAGCGCGGATAATTAGCGGCgggaatttttcctgacttacccTTGGTGGGGTGGATTTGGCTGGTTGAGCGGCTTGCTGCGTGGTTGTGGTGGTTGTTATCGGGGTGTGTGTGGTTGGTTGTTGTAGTTGTCGGGCTGGATGTTCGGTGACATTCGTTGTTGTTGTCGTTAGATGGGGTGAGGGTGTAGATGCTATTGCTGAGGCTATTTTTTGTTGTGGCTTCGGTGTGGGAATTTCCATTTCTGCCATCGACCGTTCTTCTTGGTTCTCATGAATTGATGTAGTTGCTGTATTGGGTTGCTGAGATGACTTGTTGAGGGCGATGGTAGATTCCACTAATGAAGAACTGAACAACGCAGAGAGCCGGTCGTACCGGCTTGTCATCTCCTTCAGGGAGGTTCTCAGTTCTTGTACCTGTCTCCGCAGGGCGGCGACATCGTCTTGATCGTCGTCTGACGTTTCGCGAGCCATGTCCGACTCGCTATCTTCTCGGGCGGGTTCCCGACTGGCTTCGGGACTTGATGGAGCCTCGCTTTCGCTGTCCCCAAGGGGGTGAATCCTCTTGGGCTCAGGATCCATCCCCTGGGGCGACAGTGACCTGTCCTCAACCGGGCGCTTTGACATAGCGCCTCGCCACTGAATGTTTGACCGAAAACACTACGGTCGCgattgtgttttgttttgtttttcactccGCACTTTGGATTTTTCACTCGGCACTTTCGTGAGCACACGTCCGATCGTCTCGGACGCTTGAGACTGACTATCGAGGGTCGTACCCTAAGCCGTTTCTGCGCTGCCCGCCCTGCATATTATTTCACTCTATATAATGATAACGTCGTACACATGCAATAAATTCCGATTGaccttcaccttctataactttgttcataatagttggatttcattcaaaatttccaTGTAGTCTATTGTCACTTATATTGACGTCAAATTTCGTTCTTTTAGGATGAACATAGGAGAGAtgttcgagtaaatttctagaatataGTAAGATGggattaataactttatttgggcagatatcgggatgggatgTACTTTGAGGCTTAACTTTCATATAGATGtaacattgtgattttttccgatttttcggataGGATCCGAAAAGGAGATCTCTTTcagtttttgaaaagtactgatcgactCCTTTCATGTGATGTCCCACGTGATCACATTGTGGGGGGAAAAAATGTGCACCTCCCTTCCGCATATATGAGGATGATGATGCCACTCGTTGCATTTAAAGAGTTTCACAGACCATATATTGTCCCTAAATTTCATGACACTTCAGGCGTTACCAAGTAGatcaggtgtgacaggcagaaaGATAGGCAGGTAAACAAAcggacagaattttttttttatgtcacCCTCAGCCGTAGTTGGCATCTTAATTTATATCAGGTGTGTAATGCAGGTAAAATATTCATCTATGTGGTGAATTGTTTAAGATGTTTGTGTTGTGCGACAAAGTGGATTGGCATAAGTGTTTAACCGATAACCTCTTTATAAGCCAATTTCAGTGGTAACCATCGCAATAAGGTTGCCAGCCTTTAAATTCCCAACTTTTTAATCATCTTTTGTTGGCTAcattatttttatgaaatagTCGATCCCTTGAAATTTTGTGTGCTAAAAATTTAGAACCTAGGCGTTTCAGCTGAAGTATCTCTTACCGCctccttgttaaggttttgtgtaaaacaaaacttgattaaaatcgattcactgtctgtctgtctatcgcacgcatttttctccaaaatggctaaaccaaccctaacgaaatttggtggacagacaAATTCACGTGTATTTTAAAGGGGGGCTGCTCAtgcatgcaaagaggggatatAAAAATTTTTTCGCCGTATAtattgtaaacacaaaacctaattaaaatcgatacgatgtctgtccgtttgtctgtcacacgcgattTACTCGAAAGCCGCTAAACcgctgtgaatccctttacatatagctagtggcgccattttttgtTCAGTTTTAGggagagctccccatacatgtgaaagggggtgtacattttttttaccaaatattttcATGTGGGATGTCAgctgaaagggctcaattagtacttgtcgaaaatgatcttgtttCTTGTATTGGATGAAATATAGAggcgtgagggctcaaaatcgtctcgttctcagaacctatccaaccgaaaaatctgaaaaaaaaacacgaaatctaggtcccaaaatacatctggttccgatatctgcacaaacaaagttaataacagtatatttccatattttagaaatttacccggaaaccctccttaagttcgtcctagaagtacaaaatttggcaggtataaggaataacataaggcacaatttggtcgagtttgaagaaaattcaatcaTTATTTGCAAAGTTATAAAGGTTgaaactttataattttttatgaatttcatgCTTTCTATAACGTGTATcttgtcatcatcacatatcaattcgtgaaTACCATGACAAAGTGAGCTGATATGAATGGGGGGTCGCACAggaacattttgttttagtttcttagccttttgtatatcaatatcaattactatgtgtgtaggtatatacacgtactaatgaagtttacgagtagtgtctaattcagatagatatatttgtacattaaaccaaagCTATTCAATATAAGTACTGTatctgtacatatgtatgccctTGTGCACTCTCGGTACGACCAACTTATGTACGtacatgtacagtattcggtaatagggaatttgtttatttagggtggggataattttttcctgtttggaaaaatgtgaagaaatgtattgaatttgtagctatatagggatgGAAACATGTGCGTAGAagcttctcacataagatgagcataaaacctttatacctgaggcGCCAGCTTTCGAGATTTTTGTATCTGTGgtaggttaacttcttcacatttgcggaTAATATTGAACTTCTAGTGTGAAacttatgaggttgactattgtcaATACACTGTGGAACTgttgttcctcacatagggaaacacaaaactttttatacctgaagctagacgcttccggtttcccgacttgtttcttataaAATCCCTAAGCACTTTGTATCTTCATAATTAGGATTGGTCTTCAATCACATAATTGAAACGGGTTCCTCACACTCTGCAGAGGAGATTTCTTAAGTAAAATTTTCACAAACTAGTATCCTAACGCGCTAAAATGCTATCTATGCGAATAAAGTCTGTATTATCCTTAGCAAATTAGGCCACGGTATCgtcaggaaaaataaaaatatttataaaaaaaaattcagcagGACAATGAAAAGTCATTAATTGCACATGTTACAAACTATATAAATAAGTTTTTTTAGAGTAATATAACAAAAATACTAGCCACGCAGCTTTTTTTAATGGCGCGCGGTAAGATCAGCTGATCCTTTGGATACATCATTGTTAAGGCATtagcaaaaagcaaaaaagttttATGAAATCCATGTAATGGCCCTTA includes:
- the LOC119648471 gene encoding ras guanine nucleotide exchange factor G-like, producing the protein MARETSDDDQDDVAALRRQVQELRTSLKEMTSRYDRLSALFSSSLVESTIALNKSSQQPNTATTSIHENQEERSMAEMEIPTPKPQQKIASAIASTPSPHLTTTTTNVTEHPARQLQQPTTHTPITTTTTTQQAAQPAKSTPPRNN